In one Populus nigra chromosome 12, ddPopNigr1.1, whole genome shotgun sequence genomic region, the following are encoded:
- the LOC133669458 gene encoding uncharacterized protein LOC133669458 gives MRRGGGGRRASGNYTNPCLTMHQPWASLLVYGIKRIEGRSWTAPIRGCLWIHAASKVPEEDTIKAMEDFYREIYAANGITDIKFPEHYPVSRLLGCVDVVGCVRCDELASWEAVPEGVRLEGQTNFCWLCEQPKKLLVPFEMRGYQRVYNLEKKIYEAAVRGLVSVEGPMPVKFPLPDPQDPFSLKPGSISEEVSENEASGVEKSESLSAAIAGARAAASQFNKKD, from the exons ATGCGAAGAGGTGGTGGAGGACGAAGGGCCTCTGGGAACTACACGAACCCGTGCTTGACCATGCACCAACCATGGGCGTCATTGTTGGTCTATGGTATCAAACGCATTGAAGGCAGGTCCTGGACTGCTCCTATTAGag GTTGCCTTTGGATTCATGCTGCAAGTAAAGTTCCGGAGGAAGATACAATCAAAGCAATGGAAGATTTCTATAGAGAAATTTATGCAGCGAATGGCATCACTGACATAAAGTTTCCAGAACATTATCCTGTTTCAAGACTTTTAG gGTGTGTTGATGTGGTTGGCTGTGTTAGATGTGATGAGCTAGCAAGCTGGGAGGCAGTACCTGAAGGG GTGAGACTAGAAGGACAAACAAATTTTTGCTGGCTTTGTGAACAGCCAAAG AAATTGCTAGTTCCTTTTGAGATGCGAGGCTATCAACGTGTTTATAACTTGGAAAAGAAG ATATATGAGGCTGCTGTTAGAGGTCTTGTCAGTGTTGAAGGTCCAATGCCAGTAAAATTTCCCCTTCCAGATCCTCAAGATCCCTTTTCCTTAAAACCAGGCTCTATTTCTGAAGAGGTCTCTGAAAATGAAGCATCTGGAGTGGAGAAGTCAGAGAGTCTCAGTGCAGCAATTGCTGGTGCACGAGCAGCAGCTTCACAGTTCAACAAGAAAGATTAA